A single region of the Deltaproteobacteria bacterium genome encodes:
- a CDS encoding CoA transferase, with the protein MALPLEGIRVIDWTIWQQGPVASVMLGDLGAEVIKVEAREGDPGRGILRAQGLDLSDRPNFYFEANNRNKKSLAIDLKKPEGAEIVRRLTDRADVFVQNFRKGVAARLGLDAAALRARNPRLIYASASGYGPEGEESGAPSFDYLGLARSGIMYACGEPDDPPMAIAGGIADQMGAVMLAYAIMIALFARERTGAGQEVDASHLGSMAWLQGLGLSARLMLGRALPRQPRRSAVNPLWNHYRCADDQWIALSMLQPDRYWAQFCAALEIPEAASDPRFRTMLDRMMNCTDCIALLDEVFARRPRAEWLRRLAEGGDFIFSIINSVDDLPDDPQMVVNGYLTSFDHPTFGPTRVMGIPVRMSATPGEIRLPAPELGQHTEEILIDLLGYTWEEIARLREAEVI; encoded by the coding sequence ATGGCGCTTCCCCTCGAGGGCATCCGCGTGATCGACTGGACGATCTGGCAACAAGGGCCCGTCGCCTCCGTGATGCTCGGCGACCTCGGTGCCGAGGTGATCAAGGTCGAGGCGCGCGAGGGCGATCCGGGCCGAGGCATCCTGCGCGCGCAGGGCCTCGACCTCTCCGACCGGCCGAACTTCTACTTCGAGGCCAACAACCGGAACAAGAAGAGCCTGGCGATCGACCTGAAGAAGCCCGAGGGAGCCGAGATCGTCCGCCGGCTCACGGACCGTGCCGACGTCTTCGTGCAGAACTTCCGCAAGGGCGTGGCGGCGCGGCTCGGCCTCGACGCGGCGGCGCTCCGCGCGCGCAACCCTCGGCTGATCTATGCGAGCGCCTCGGGCTACGGCCCCGAGGGCGAGGAGAGCGGCGCGCCGTCGTTCGACTACCTCGGCCTCGCCCGCTCCGGGATCATGTATGCCTGCGGTGAGCCGGACGACCCCCCGATGGCGATCGCCGGCGGCATCGCCGACCAGATGGGCGCCGTGATGCTCGCCTATGCCATCATGATCGCGCTCTTCGCGCGCGAGCGCACGGGCGCCGGCCAGGAAGTGGACGCCTCACACCTGGGGTCGATGGCCTGGCTCCAGGGTCTCGGCCTTTCCGCCCGGCTCATGCTGGGGCGCGCCCTCCCCCGCCAGCCGCGGCGCTCTGCGGTCAACCCGCTCTGGAACCACTACCGCTGCGCCGACGATCAATGGATCGCCCTCAGCATGCTCCAGCCCGATCGCTACTGGGCGCAGTTCTGCGCGGCGCTCGAGATTCCCGAGGCCGCGAGCGACCCGCGCTTCCGGACGATGCTCGACCGCATGATGAACTGCACCGACTGCATCGCGCTCCTCGACGAGGTCTTCGCCCGCCGGCCGCGCGCCGAGTGGCTGCGCCGTTTGGCCGAGGGCGGCGACTTCATCTTCTCGATCATCAACTCGGTGGACGACCTGCCCGACGACCCGCAGATGGTGGTGAACGGCTACCTCACCTCGTTCGACCACCCGACGTTCGGCCCGACGCGGGTGATGGGCATCCCGGTGCGGATGAGTGCGACACCGGGCGAGATCCGGCTCCCGGCGCCGGAGCTCGGGCAGCACACGGAGGAGATCCTGATCGACCTCCTCGGCTACACGTGGGAGGAGATCGCCCGCCTGCGCGAGGCGGAGGTCATCTAG